CCGGTCGCTCTCGTCGCCGATGACGGCGAGGAGGCGGCGCAGTTCGGCGAGGGCACTGCGGCCGCTGCCGGCGATGATCCGCAGGGTCTCGGCACCGCGGTGCGGCTTCGCCTCGGTCAGGCCCGCGGCGCCGTCGGCCAGACCGACGATCACGGCGAGGGTGTGGCCGAGGATGTCGTGCATCTCCTTGGAGACTCGGGCGCGTTCCTGGGCGACGGCGAGTCGGGCCTGCTGGTCCTTCTCCTTCTGCAGGGCGGCGATGACGACGTTGACCAGGCGGGTGGCGAGACCGAGACCGGCGATGGCCGTCACGGTCACCACCCCCAGCAGGATGAGGATTTCCGGCCGTGCGGCGTACTGCAGCTGCCCGTCGCGCCAGAGCGTGGCGGCCCAGGCGACGAGCTGCGTCAGGGAGACGGCGACGGCGATGAGCAGCCGGCCGGGGGTGGCGAAGCGGCCGACGTTGAACAGGGCCACGATGCGGGCGACGTCGGCACTGGCGTTGGCGCCGTGGAGGGTCCCGGTGGACTCCGTCAGCACGGCGGTGGCGGTGACGAGCGCGAAGACCAGCATGGGCCTGCGCTCCCGCCACAGCAGCGGAACGGCCACGGCGACGGTGAGGACCAGCTCTTCGGAGACCCCGGATCCGCCGACAGGATGGAGTACGGAGGGCAGTCCCAGGGCGGCGCAGAACAGCGGTACGCCCCACCTCCGGACCCGGGGGTGGGCCCGGTCCGCCCACCGCCAGGACGACAGCCACGCGATGATCGACACGATGACACGCTGCTCGGCGTCGTTCGTCAGTGCCTCGGGCAGCTCGGGCCGGGAATCGTGTGGCGGCGTGGGGGTCAAGGTCTGTGCCCTTCGCGGTGCGGGCGGGCGGCGCCTGGGGCAGAGCGCCGACCGGGACCGATCGCTCTTCCGTGATCGTAAGAGGTCTTGCGCGGACGGGCCTGCCGGGCCCGGACCTCACCCTAGAAGCGGTATCGACGGGCGCTACGGCACCGTGGACGGGAATACGGCGACGCCGGCCGGTACCGGAGTACTACGTTCCTCCTCCTCGCGGCTGCTATGGGGCGATCGTGCGGAGCACGGCATCGGCCATGCCCTGCTCGCCGTGCGCGTTCGGGTGGACGGCGGCGGCCGGGCTGCTGGGCTGGAGGGGCTCTATCCAGCGGGTTTTCTGCGCCGAGCACGCGTCGTGGCCGACGGACGGTGAGTAGGTGTCGACGTACGTCACTCCCGCTGCCTCGGCCTGCTCGTGCAGCATGGTGTTGAGCTGCTCCCCCTTGTCGTGCAGGTAGCTCGCGTCGCCGGGTGCGAGGGGCAGCTCCCTGCCGCAGCCCTTCCCTCCGGCGGGCAGGATCGACGGATAGCCGACGACGTAGACCCGGGCCTTCGGCGCGCGCCGTTCGATCTCGGCCAGCGCC
This is a stretch of genomic DNA from Streptomyces sp. NBC_00285. It encodes these proteins:
- a CDS encoding sensor histidine kinase codes for the protein MTPTPPHDSRPELPEALTNDAEQRVIVSIIAWLSSWRWADRAHPRVRRWGVPLFCAALGLPSVLHPVGGSGVSEELVLTVAVAVPLLWRERRPMLVFALVTATAVLTESTGTLHGANASADVARIVALFNVGRFATPGRLLIAVAVSLTQLVAWAATLWRDGQLQYAARPEILILLGVVTVTAIAGLGLATRLVNVVIAALQKEKDQQARLAVAQERARVSKEMHDILGHTLAVIVGLADGAAGLTEAKPHRGAETLRIIAGSGRSALAELRRLLAVIGDESDRPHDAPLAPQPGLADLDPLIERVRAAGTAVTLGTDGDLTAPAPGLQLAVYRIVQEALTNTLKYAAADTSVSVRVAVGSDTVHVDVEDTGPPRAPRSRRRSTGSGRGLVGMRERAAIYQGRVIAGPNREGGWSVHARLLTAPPLHTTTTENPRT